One genomic window of Leptospira perdikensis includes the following:
- a CDS encoding fumarate reductase/succinate dehydrogenase flavoprotein subunit, with protein sequence MKLDAKIPSGPLEQKWDKHKQDIKLVNPANKRKYKVIIVGTGLAGASAAATLSELGYQVSVFCFQDSPRRAHSIAAQGGINAAKNYQNDGDSVYRLFYDTVKGGDFRAREANVYRLAHESTNIIDQCVAQGVPFAREYGGTLSNRSFGGAQVSRTFYAKGQTGQQLLLGAYSALEKQISRGAVKMYPRTEMLELVLVDGHAKGIVVRDLVTGEISSHAGDAVILASGGYGNVFYLSTNAKGSNVTATYRAYKKGAGFANPCYTQIHPTCIPQAGDYQSKLTLMSESLRNDGRVWVPKKKDDLRAPHEIPEDERDYYLERKYPSYGNLAPRDISSRSAKEACDNGLGVGPKVGDKRLGVYLDFSDSIKRLGEPVVADRYDNLFQMYERITGENPYKVPMRIYPAVHYTMGGLWVDYNLMSNIPGLHVLGEANFSDHGANRLGASALMQGLADGYFVIPYTIGDYFAKEGHKNISTDRPEFKEAEARVREMTNKFLAINGKKTPDDFHRALGKIMWDQCGMARNEKGLKDALQRIPELREEFWKNVKVAGSGSELNQELEKAGRVADYLEFGELLCLDALKREESCGGHFREEHQTEDGEAKRNDEKFCHVTAWEYKGEGKAPEEHREKLEYENIHLAVRSYK encoded by the coding sequence ATGAAATTAGATGCAAAAATACCGTCGGGTCCATTGGAACAAAAATGGGACAAACACAAACAAGACATCAAACTTGTAAACCCGGCAAACAAACGTAAGTATAAAGTCATCATTGTAGGAACGGGTTTAGCTGGAGCATCCGCTGCTGCTACTCTCTCAGAACTTGGATACCAAGTTTCTGTTTTCTGTTTCCAAGACAGTCCTAGACGCGCCCACTCCATTGCTGCCCAAGGTGGGATCAATGCGGCGAAGAACTACCAAAATGATGGTGACTCCGTTTACAGATTGTTCTACGACACCGTAAAAGGTGGGGATTTCCGTGCAAGAGAAGCAAACGTTTATCGTCTGGCTCATGAATCCACAAACATCATTGACCAGTGTGTAGCACAAGGTGTTCCTTTTGCTCGTGAGTATGGTGGAACCCTTTCCAACCGATCTTTCGGTGGAGCACAAGTATCCCGAACTTTTTATGCCAAAGGGCAAACCGGCCAACAGTTGTTACTTGGTGCTTACTCAGCATTAGAAAAACAAATCTCTCGTGGTGCCGTCAAAATGTATCCAAGAACAGAGATGTTAGAACTTGTTCTTGTGGATGGTCATGCCAAAGGGATCGTAGTTCGTGACCTAGTGACTGGTGAAATTTCTTCGCATGCGGGTGACGCTGTCATCCTTGCATCTGGTGGATACGGAAACGTGTTTTACCTTTCGACCAACGCAAAAGGATCTAACGTAACTGCTACTTACCGTGCCTACAAAAAAGGTGCTGGGTTTGCAAACCCTTGTTATACGCAAATTCACCCCACTTGTATCCCACAAGCAGGAGACTACCAATCAAAACTAACTCTTATGTCAGAATCTCTCCGTAACGACGGACGGGTTTGGGTTCCTAAGAAAAAAGATGATCTTCGTGCTCCTCATGAAATTCCAGAAGATGAAAGAGATTATTACCTCGAAAGAAAATACCCATCTTACGGAAACTTAGCACCTCGTGATATTTCCTCACGTTCTGCAAAAGAAGCTTGTGATAATGGGCTTGGAGTTGGTCCTAAAGTTGGTGACAAACGACTTGGTGTTTATCTAGATTTTTCTGATTCCATCAAACGTTTGGGTGAACCTGTGGTGGCTGACCGTTATGACAACCTCTTCCAAATGTATGAACGCATTACGGGAGAAAACCCATACAAAGTACCTATGCGTATTTACCCTGCGGTTCACTATACAATGGGTGGACTTTGGGTGGATTACAATTTAATGTCCAACATTCCTGGCCTTCACGTACTCGGTGAAGCAAACTTCTCTGATCACGGTGCAAACCGACTCGGAGCCTCTGCTCTTATGCAAGGTCTTGCTGATGGATACTTTGTGATTCCTTATACAATTGGTGACTATTTTGCCAAAGAAGGTCATAAAAACATTTCTACAGATAGACCGGAATTCAAAGAAGCAGAAGCCCGCGTTCGTGAGATGACAAACAAATTTCTTGCGATCAACGGTAAAAAAACTCCAGACGATTTCCATAGAGCCCTTGGTAAAATCATGTGGGATCAGTGTGGTATGGCTCGTAATGAAAAAGGCCTAAAAGACGCACTCCAAAGAATTCCTGAACTTCGTGAAGAGTTCTGGAAAAACGTAAAAGTAGCAGGTTCTGGATCCGAACTCAACCAGGAGTTAGAAAAAGCAGGTCGTGTTGCTGACTACTTAGAGTTTGGTGAGTTACTCTGTTTAGATGCACTCAAACGAGAAGAATCTTGTGGTGGTCACTTTCGTGAGGAACACCAAACAGAAGATGGCGAAGCAAAACGTAATGATGAAAAATTCTGTCACGTAACTGCTTGGGAATATAAGGGTGAAGGAAAAGCTCCGGAAGAACACCGCGAAAAACTCGAGTATGAAAACATCCACCTAGCCGTAAGGAGCTACAAATAA
- a CDS encoding succinate dehydrogenase/fumarate reductase iron-sulfur subunit → MKLHLKVWRQKDKKDKGRMVSYEANNISEHMSFLEMLDVVNDDLIKKGDDPIAFDHDCREGICGACSMVINGVPHGPEKGTTTCQLHMRKFKDGDTVYIEPWRAKAFPVAKDLIVDRSAFDRIIQAGGYVSINTGGAPDGNALPIPKVDADLAMDAATCIGCGACVAACKNASAMLFVSAKVSHLALLPQGVVEKKERVRKMVSAMDKEGFGNCTNQYECEAACPKEISVNFITRLNREYISS, encoded by the coding sequence ATGAAGTTACACCTTAAAGTTTGGCGACAAAAAGATAAAAAAGATAAAGGTCGTATGGTGAGTTACGAAGCGAACAACATCAGCGAACACATGTCTTTCCTTGAGATGTTGGACGTTGTAAACGATGACCTAATCAAAAAAGGTGATGATCCTATCGCTTTTGACCATGACTGCCGTGAGGGTATTTGTGGGGCTTGTTCTATGGTGATCAACGGCGTTCCGCATGGTCCAGAAAAAGGAACCACTACTTGCCAGTTGCATATGCGTAAGTTCAAAGATGGGGATACCGTTTACATCGAACCTTGGAGAGCCAAAGCATTTCCTGTGGCAAAAGATTTAATCGTAGATCGTTCTGCTTTTGATCGTATCATCCAAGCTGGTGGGTATGTATCCATAAATACGGGTGGAGCACCAGATGGAAATGCACTTCCAATTCCAAAGGTAGATGCTGACCTTGCTATGGACGCGGCTACTTGTATCGGATGTGGAGCTTGTGTGGCTGCTTGTAAAAATGCATCGGCAATGCTCTTTGTATCTGCAAAAGTATCTCACTTAGCACTCCTACCACAAGGTGTGGTCGAAAAGAAAGAACGAGTTCGTAAAATGGTAAGTGCAATGGACAAAGAAGGATTTGGAAATTGTACAAACCAATACGAATGTGAAGCAGCTTGCCCGAAAGAAATTTCGGTAAACTTCATCACAAGACTGAACAGAGAATATATCTCTAGCTAA
- a CDS encoding SulP family inorganic anion transporter: MFSKLKQDIPSGLVVFLVALPLCLGVALASGAPLLSGVISGVIGGVVVGILSHSNTSVSGPAAGLVTLVLAAIAGIGDYRSFLLAVFIAGFIQMIIGFLRGGFIATYIPSNVIQGLLASIGIILILKQIPHAVGFDVDPEEDFIFFQKDGENTFSELYNIIKYFSWGAVTIAVSSLALIIAYDKSKWKPLKFLPSPVLVILLGVFLNGIFQNYIPEWYLSQKHLVSIPNIKNWESVFFFPNFSAITQTKVWYYAITIAAFATLETLLNLDAVERIDPHKRLASPNRELVAQGIGNSLSGLIGGLPITSVIVRSSVNIYAGAESKFSTIFHGILLSISVVFFGSLLNLIPLSSLAVILIVTGFKLTNIKLYRSIYKKGNYQFLPFIATIVAIIFTDLLTGVLIGLSISFIFILKNNYKNPFSVETETLNIGETVRIELPNQVSFLNKASIKDTLWSLPENSKLIVDASNCNFIDHDILEVLEEFKTVVSVEKKIQLNLIGLKDSYELSDQVQFVNILDKEAQQKLTPDEILDFLKRGNERFVKGKWSEKYFKHQVNATAFGQNPIAVVLSCIDSRTSPEIIFDAGLGDIISIRIAGNIVNEEILGSLELSCAKIGTKLVVVLGHSNCGAVSSAIYALREGNIASVTKKIQKAIDESEKIIHPIQKENEHIFNHVVKANVKNSIEEILTNSPFLSEKVTSKEIKIVSGFYDTSSGEVQFFETAG; the protein is encoded by the coding sequence ATGTTTTCTAAATTAAAACAAGATATTCCGTCAGGCCTTGTCGTATTTTTAGTCGCACTTCCTCTTTGTTTAGGAGTTGCTTTGGCAAGCGGTGCCCCTTTATTATCCGGTGTCATCTCTGGAGTGATTGGAGGGGTCGTTGTCGGGATACTGAGCCATTCCAATACCAGTGTGAGTGGACCTGCGGCGGGTCTTGTAACTTTAGTCCTTGCTGCCATTGCAGGCATTGGTGACTATCGCAGTTTTCTTCTCGCTGTTTTTATCGCTGGATTTATCCAAATGATCATTGGTTTTTTACGTGGTGGGTTCATTGCAACTTACATCCCGTCAAACGTAATCCAAGGTTTACTTGCATCCATTGGGATCATCCTCATCTTAAAACAAATTCCGCACGCTGTTGGGTTTGACGTAGACCCTGAAGAAGACTTTATTTTCTTTCAAAAAGATGGAGAAAATACATTCTCAGAGCTTTACAATATCATAAAATACTTTTCTTGGGGTGCGGTCACCATAGCCGTTTCCTCCTTGGCTCTGATCATTGCTTACGATAAATCCAAATGGAAACCTTTAAAGTTTTTACCTTCACCGGTGTTAGTCATTCTTTTGGGAGTTTTTTTAAACGGTATCTTTCAAAATTACATACCGGAATGGTATCTTTCCCAAAAACATTTAGTATCTATACCCAATATTAAAAACTGGGAATCAGTATTTTTCTTTCCTAATTTCTCTGCGATCACTCAAACCAAGGTTTGGTATTATGCAATCACCATTGCTGCCTTTGCAACTCTGGAAACCTTACTGAATTTAGACGCAGTAGAAAGAATCGATCCTCACAAACGACTTGCATCACCAAACAGAGAACTTGTGGCACAAGGGATAGGGAACTCTCTTTCTGGTTTGATTGGAGGCCTTCCGATAACCTCGGTGATTGTTCGAAGTTCCGTCAATATCTATGCGGGAGCAGAGTCCAAATTTTCGACCATCTTCCATGGGATATTATTATCGATCAGTGTTGTTTTTTTTGGATCTCTTTTGAACTTAATTCCATTGTCATCATTAGCTGTAATTTTGATTGTTACTGGTTTTAAACTCACCAACATAAAATTATACCGATCCATTTATAAAAAAGGGAATTATCAATTTCTTCCATTCATTGCTACCATTGTAGCCATCATATTTACTGATCTTCTAACAGGGGTTCTTATCGGACTCTCCATCAGTTTCATTTTTATTCTAAAAAATAATTATAAAAACCCATTCTCTGTGGAGACGGAAACCTTAAATATTGGAGAAACAGTTCGCATTGAATTGCCTAACCAAGTTTCCTTTTTAAACAAAGCCTCCATCAAAGATACACTTTGGTCACTTCCCGAAAATTCCAAACTGATTGTGGATGCCTCTAATTGTAATTTCATTGACCATGATATTTTAGAGGTTTTGGAAGAATTCAAAACGGTAGTCTCTGTCGAGAAGAAGATCCAGCTGAATTTGATCGGTCTGAAAGATTCTTATGAGCTCAGTGACCAGGTGCAGTTTGTAAATATTTTGGACAAAGAAGCCCAACAAAAACTAACTCCAGATGAAATCTTAGATTTTTTAAAAAGGGGGAACGAACGGTTTGTTAAAGGGAAATGGTCGGAAAAATACTTCAAACACCAGGTGAATGCAACCGCCTTTGGCCAAAATCCCATTGCCGTAGTATTGTCTTGTATTGATTCAAGGACGAGTCCTGAAATTATTTTTGATGCAGGTCTTGGCGATATCATTTCGATTCGCATTGCGGGAAATATCGTAAATGAAGAAATCCTCGGAAGTTTAGAATTGTCCTGTGCAAAAATTGGAACCAAACTGGTGGTTGTACTGGGTCATTCCAACTGTGGTGCCGTTTCCAGTGCTATCTATGCACTACGGGAGGGAAACATTGCCAGTGTCACAAAGAAAATCCAAAAAGCAATTGATGAATCAGAAAAAATCATCCATCCCATCCAGAAAGAAAATGAACACATTTTCAACCATGTAGTGAAAGCAAACGTGAAAAACTCAATTGAGGAGATCCTAACAAATAGCCCTTTCCTTTCCGAAAAGGTAACATCGAAGGAAATCAAAATTGTCTCAGGGTTTTATGACACTTCTTCAGGCGAAGTTCAATTCTTTGAAACTGCTGGATGA
- a CDS encoding succinate dehydrogenase cytochrome b subunit — MTLSLDFFRSSIGKKIIMAITGFIWFGFVIVHMVGNLQVFQGPEKLNTYAKFLKDLGPLLWVARIGLIVAFFGHVCTAILLKVENTKARPVSYAKGSTIQASVASRTMAYSGLLLLTFLVYHLAHFTLGFTNPDHYTHEYILKNGDVVHDVYAMVILGFQDPVIAGSYILFMVFLALHFSHALGSMFQTLGILAPKHNPTIQKLSTGLGLIIFLGNCSMPISILLGYVR, encoded by the coding sequence ATGACGTTGAGTTTAGACTTCTTTCGGTCCTCAATTGGAAAGAAGATCATAATGGCCATAACTGGATTTATCTGGTTTGGATTCGTGATCGTTCATATGGTCGGAAACCTACAGGTTTTCCAAGGACCAGAAAAATTAAACACCTATGCAAAGTTTCTTAAGGATTTAGGACCCCTATTGTGGGTAGCGCGGATTGGACTCATCGTGGCCTTTTTCGGACATGTATGTACTGCCATCCTCCTAAAAGTTGAAAACACAAAAGCAAGGCCTGTATCTTATGCTAAGGGTTCTACTATCCAAGCTTCTGTTGCTTCACGCACTATGGCTTATAGCGGACTTTTGCTCCTTACGTTTCTTGTGTACCATTTAGCACATTTTACATTAGGATTCACTAATCCGGATCATTACACTCATGAATACATTCTCAAAAATGGTGATGTCGTTCATGATGTTTATGCTATGGTTATCCTTGGATTTCAAGATCCAGTCATTGCAGGATCTTACATCCTTTTTATGGTTTTCCTAGCTCTGCATTTTTCTCATGCTTTGGGATCAATGTTCCAAACTCTAGGAATCCTTGCACCAAAACACAACCCAACCATTCAGAAACTATCTACAGGACTTGGTCTTATCATTTTCCTGGGAAATTGTTCCATGCCGATCTCGATTTTACTCGGGTATGTTCGTTAA
- a CDS encoding SRPBCC family protein, producing the protein MVGNNLETIIENNKVTYKRYFDVPVDLLFEVWSSNEHLAEWWGPDGFTLTTISLNFSNGGIWDFVMHGPDGHDYKNKIQFIDIQKPHLISYKHIGDGEGDEDVDFQSKIIFESVGDGTNLTMEQIFSSKAELERVNEKYGAIEGGKQHVGNLAKYLERIK; encoded by the coding sequence ATGGTAGGAAATAACTTAGAAACAATCATTGAAAACAACAAAGTGACTTATAAAAGATACTTTGATGTCCCCGTGGATCTATTATTTGAAGTTTGGTCGTCTAATGAACATTTGGCGGAATGGTGGGGTCCGGATGGGTTCACATTAACTACAATCAGCCTAAATTTTTCAAATGGTGGTATTTGGGATTTTGTGATGCACGGTCCGGATGGGCATGATTATAAAAACAAAATCCAGTTTATTGACATTCAAAAACCGCATCTTATATCGTATAAACATATTGGTGACGGTGAAGGCGACGAAGACGTAGACTTTCAGTCCAAAATCATTTTTGAATCTGTGGGAGATGGAACCAATCTGACTATGGAACAAATTTTTTCAAGTAAGGCGGAACTGGAACGTGTGAACGAAAAGTATGGCGCCATCGAAGGTGGAAAACAACATGTGGGAAACCTGGCGAAGTATTTGGAGAGAATCAAATAA
- a CDS encoding ArsR/SmtB family transcription factor, with the protein MNAFAALADDTRRDIVRLVVENGELTSTEISQNFQMSPPAISQHLKVLKDANVLLMKKDAQKRIYSLNQTGLKEMEDWILDVKNLWSKRFDKLDQYVMKLKKERTNGRK; encoded by the coding sequence ATGAATGCTTTTGCTGCATTAGCAGATGATACCAGAAGGGACATTGTGCGACTAGTGGTTGAAAACGGCGAACTGACTTCCACAGAAATCAGCCAAAATTTCCAAATGAGTCCACCTGCCATTTCCCAACATCTAAAAGTCCTAAAAGACGCAAATGTGCTTTTGATGAAAAAAGATGCACAGAAGCGAATTTACAGTTTGAACCAAACCGGATTGAAGGAAATGGAAGATTGGATTTTGGATGTTAAGAATTTGTGGTCAAAACGTTTCGATAAATTGGATCAGTATGTAATGAAATTAAAAAAGGAAAGAACAAATGGTAGGAAATAA
- a CDS encoding glycosyltransferase family 2 protein produces MNPLEKPLVSIVLPSFNRKNIVDRAITSVIIQTYPHWELHIVDDGSTDETWKDLLTKLPGWKAQLSSFGRNQKSIQVHQTEHRGVSGARNFGIQKANAEWIAFLDSDDEWYPEKLSKQIDFHRSHSEFFFSQTKEVWNKKGNLMEPKGKYQKCSGWFLKESLELCMVTSSSFLAHKPTLEQIGGFRTELPVCEDYDLWNRILLAGFPIGLLEENLMVRYGGHEDQLSNQYLALERFRLYSLLLTKEELCENGKWDLLEPLTKSLFQTAIKSRLDTILQGRTKRGKDTEWIESLLADFLSENPISKKALEPLLVDSLF; encoded by the coding sequence ATGAATCCTCTGGAAAAACCACTCGTTTCCATCGTCCTTCCTAGTTTTAATCGCAAAAACATAGTGGATCGAGCCATTACTTCGGTGATCATTCAAACCTATCCCCACTGGGAACTCCATATCGTGGATGATGGGTCAACCGATGAAACTTGGAAAGACTTACTTACGAAATTACCTGGATGGAAGGCGCAACTTTCCTCCTTTGGAAGAAATCAGAAATCCATCCAAGTCCACCAAACAGAACATAGGGGAGTGAGTGGGGCAAGGAACTTTGGAATTCAAAAAGCAAACGCCGAGTGGATCGCATTTTTAGATTCTGATGACGAATGGTATCCAGAGAAACTTTCCAAACAAATAGATTTTCATAGATCCCATTCAGAATTTTTCTTTTCGCAAACCAAAGAGGTCTGGAACAAAAAAGGAAATTTAATGGAACCCAAAGGCAAATACCAAAAATGCTCTGGATGGTTTTTAAAAGAATCCTTAGAACTTTGTATGGTGACCTCTTCCAGTTTTTTGGCGCATAAACCAACACTGGAACAGATAGGAGGATTTCGCACCGAACTACCTGTATGCGAAGATTATGATTTATGGAACCGAATCCTTTTAGCTGGATTTCCCATAGGTTTACTCGAAGAAAATCTAATGGTTCGTTACGGTGGACATGAAGACCAACTCTCAAACCAGTATCTTGCTTTAGAAAGATTTCGATTGTATTCTCTTTTGCTGACCAAGGAAGAATTGTGTGAAAATGGAAAATGGGATTTGTTAGAACCACTAACAAAATCTCTTTTTCAAACTGCCATCAAATCTCGTCTGGACACCATCCTCCAAGGCCGAACCAAACGAGGGAAGGATACAGAATGGATCGAAAGTTTACTTGCCGATTTTTTATCAGAAAATCCTATTTCTAAAAAAGCTTTAGAACCATTGTTAGTTGATTCTCTATTTTAA
- a CDS encoding DoxX family membrane protein, protein MKIAYTIVRILLGALFLFSSVAVLFNLVQQPETTGDLKIFNDGIKASGYLMTLIKVTELVCAIAFLSGRFVPLASIVIAPIVVNIFLVHITIAPEGIPVGIFVVVANAFLAYVNWKVYKPLFVAVNK, encoded by the coding sequence ATGAAAATTGCTTATACAATTGTTAGGATTTTGCTTGGTGCATTGTTCCTTTTTTCTTCTGTTGCCGTTCTCTTCAATCTGGTTCAACAGCCAGAAACAACAGGAGATCTAAAGATATTCAATGATGGAATCAAAGCTTCGGGTTATTTAATGACTCTCATTAAAGTAACAGAACTTGTTTGTGCGATTGCTTTTTTGTCTGGCCGATTTGTACCCCTGGCTTCCATAGTCATTGCGCCGATTGTTGTGAATATTTTTCTTGTTCACATCACCATTGCGCCTGAAGGAATTCCTGTAGGTATTTTCGTTGTGGTTGCTAATGCTTTTCTTGCCTATGTAAATTGGAAAGTATACAAACCATTGTTTGTCGCTGTGAACAAATAA